In Lactococcus protaetiae, the genomic window CGAGGGACTCGGCTTGATGAGGATAATGGGAAGACTTTCTTTACTATCATTGACTTTAGAAATGTAACCAATAAATTTGCTGACCCAGACTTTGATGGAGACCCTGTGATGATTATTGATGGAGGAGATACGCCACCAAAAGGCGGAGGCAATACTCCAAAACCAACAGAGCCACCCACACCAAAATATTATGTGGACGATAAAGAAGTCAAAGTTGTCAATGCAACCGTTCAAATCATAGATGCGGACGGAAAGTTAATCACAGAAAGTCTGATAGACTATTCCAAGAAAAATGTTTTAGGGCAATATGCAACCTTAAATGACTTTATTCAAGCGTGGTCTGATGCAGATAAGAAATCTGCAATCATTGAGGAGTTAGAAAAGAAAGGTGTTTTTCTTGATGAAATTCGCCTGAGTGAGAAAAATCTCACAGATATTGATGATTTTGATTTGCTCTTGCAGCTCGCTTATGGTCAAAAACCATTGACAAAAGCGGAACGAGTCAATAATGTCAAAAAACGTGGCTATCTCTATCAATATTCAGACGAGGCAAGGGAAGTCCTCGAAATTCTCTTAGACAAGTACAAAGACTCAGGAATTGAAAATATCGAGGATTTATCTGTCTTGAAATTACCAGATTTTGATAAATTCAAAGGTATCACTTATGTCATCAATAATTTTGGTGGCAAACTACAATATCAAAATGCTGTTAGAGAGCTTACACGTGAGCTTTATACGATGACGGCGTAAAAATAGAAAGAAAATATGGCAAGTAATTCATTTGTAAAAAAAATTCAAGACATCATGCGAAATGATGCAGGTGTCAACGGGGATGCACAACGTATTGAGCAAATGAGCTGGATGCTCTTTCTCAAGATTTATGATAGCCGTGAAGAAGTTTGGGAGATTGAGGAGGATGACTATGAGTCTATTCTCCCCGATAAGCTCAAATGGCGAAACTGGGCTCATTCTGAAAAAGGCGAGCAAGTTTTAACAGGCGATTCACTCCTTGAATTTGTCAATAATGAACTGTTCAAAGGACTTAAAGCAGTTGAAATCACACCTGAAATGCCGATTCGCAAGCAAATTGTGAAGTCTGCTTTTGAAGATGCAAATAATTACATGAAAAATGGTACGCTGTTACGACAAGTGCTGAATGTCGTTGATGAAGTTGACTTCAATAATTCAGAAGACCGTCATTTGTTCAACGACATTTACGAGTCCATCTTGAAAGATATTCAATCCGCAGGAAACGCAGGGGAATTTTACACGCCTCGTGCGGTTACGGATTTCATTGCTGAAATTCTTGAACCAAAACTTGGCGAGACGATGGCTGATTTTGCTTGTGGGACAGGTGGTTTCTTGACTTCAACTTTGAAACGTTTGGAGACGCAAAAGAAAACGGTCGAAGATGTTGAAACTTATAACCACTCGGTCTTTGGCATTGAGAAAAAAGCCTTCCCGCATCTTCTCGCCGTCACTAATCTTTTCCTACACGAAATTGATGACCCTAATATCTTACACGGCAACTCACTAGAGCGAAACGTTCGTGACTATAAAGAGAATGAGAAATTTGACATCATCATGATGAATCCACCTTTTGGCGGGTCAGAACTTGCGGTTGTACAAAAGAATTTTCCTACGGAACTTCGCACTTCTGAAACAGCGGATTTATTCATGTCTGTCATCATGTACCGTTTGAAACGTGATGGGCGTGTGGGTGTTATCTTGCCTGATGGTTTCTTGTTTGGCACAGGAACAAAAACAACGCTCAAGAAAAAACTGGTAGAGGAGTTCAATCTTCATACGATTATCCGTCTGCCGCACAGCGTTTTTGCTCCTTATACCAGTATTCACACTAATATTCTGTTCTTTGACAAAAAGAAAAAAACAAAAGAAACTTGGTTTTATCGGTTAGATATGCCAGAGGGTTATAAGAACTTCTCCAAAACCAAGCCGATGAAATCCGAGCATTTCAATCCTGTTCGTGATTGGTGGGAAAATCGAGAAGAAATCATGGAGGGAAATTTCTCTAAAGCTAAGAAATATACGCCTAAAGAGTTGGCTGAACTGGATTACAACTTTGACCAATGTGGCTTTCCACAAGAGGAAGAAGAAATCCTAGAGCCAATGGAGCTGATTAACCAGTATAACACAGAGCGGAAAGAGCTGAATGAAAAGATTGATACGGTTTTAGCTGAAATCATGCAGATGTTGGAGGAAAATGAATGACGAACGAAAATCAACTTCCGCAAGCGACAAATAGTCAGTTTTTGATTTATCAATCAGAAGATGGCAAGCTGAAAATTGACGTCAAATTTGATGGAGATACTGTCTGGCTGACTCAAGACCAACTTGTTCAGCTCTTTCAAAGCAGCAAGGCAAACGTGAGTGAGCACATCAAACATATATTTGAAGATGGCGAGCTGGAGGAAAATTCAGTAGTTCGGAAATTCCGAACTACTGCCTCCGATGGAAAAAAGTACAATAAAAAGTTTTATAATCTCGACATGATTATCTCAGTTGGCTACCGTATCAAGAGCCGTACTGCGACAAAATTTAGGCAGTGGGCGACTGAACATTTGCGAGAATTTATCGTCAAAGGCTTTATGTTGGATGATGAACGCCTAAAAA contains:
- a CDS encoding HsdM family class I SAM-dependent methyltransferase, whose product is MASNSFVKKIQDIMRNDAGVNGDAQRIEQMSWMLFLKIYDSREEVWEIEEDDYESILPDKLKWRNWAHSEKGEQVLTGDSLLEFVNNELFKGLKAVEITPEMPIRKQIVKSAFEDANNYMKNGTLLRQVLNVVDEVDFNNSEDRHLFNDIYESILKDIQSAGNAGEFYTPRAVTDFIAEILEPKLGETMADFACGTGGFLTSTLKRLETQKKTVEDVETYNHSVFGIEKKAFPHLLAVTNLFLHEIDDPNILHGNSLERNVRDYKENEKFDIIMMNPPFGGSELAVVQKNFPTELRTSETADLFMSVIMYRLKRDGRVGVILPDGFLFGTGTKTTLKKKLVEEFNLHTIIRLPHSVFAPYTSIHTNILFFDKKKKTKETWFYRLDMPEGYKNFSKTKPMKSEHFNPVRDWWENREEIMEGNFSKAKKYTPKELAELDYNFDQCGFPQEEEEILEPMELINQYNTERKELNEKIDTVLAEIMQMLEENE